A genomic segment from Pseudoduganella chitinolytica encodes:
- a CDS encoding IS4 family transposase, whose protein sequence is MLDDALHFLVQAQEDPDWARLGRHLPSEWIEQAVVHTGKASIRRRRLPAEQVVWLVVALALYRHQSISEVVDDLDLALPDVQAPFVSKSAVAQARQRVGAEPLRALFEISAKAWSEQDRKQYLFKGLSLYAMDGTTLKTADTPEQRDHFGEQSYASGRIASYPQVRGVTLTAVPTHLIRDAKFGPYGINEMLHAKELLASIPDDSLTVFDKGFLSAEILCGLTVGGTNRHFIIPAKSNTKWEVVGGTADDAMIEMRVSPQARKKCPDLPETWRARAITIIDQSARKHVLLTSLCDTKRYTAKDVATCYTRRWQIETSYRELKQTMMGRALTLRSRTVEGVYQEIWGTLTAYNLIRLEIAKAALAVKCEPTEVSFIRAFHVIQYELHWAAVTRSHGKLPALMQRLRQRLLMLLNEERPGRK, encoded by the coding sequence ATGCTTGATGACGCGCTCCATTTCCTCGTACAAGCCCAGGAAGACCCGGACTGGGCCCGCCTGGGACGGCACTTGCCTTCCGAGTGGATCGAGCAAGCGGTTGTACACACTGGCAAAGCGAGCATTCGACGGCGCCGGCTGCCGGCCGAGCAGGTAGTGTGGCTCGTCGTCGCCTTGGCGCTGTACCGTCATCAGTCTATCAGTGAAGTGGTTGACGACCTGGACCTTGCGTTGCCGGACGTGCAGGCGCCTTTCGTAAGCAAAAGCGCGGTAGCGCAGGCACGGCAGCGTGTTGGCGCCGAACCACTGCGGGCATTATTCGAGATCTCAGCAAAGGCATGGTCGGAGCAGGATCGCAAGCAGTACCTGTTCAAGGGACTAAGTCTGTATGCGATGGACGGCACGACATTGAAGACGGCGGATACGCCGGAACAGCGCGACCATTTCGGCGAGCAGTCGTATGCCAGTGGCAGGATCGCCAGCTATCCGCAAGTGCGTGGTGTGACCTTGACTGCCGTGCCGACCCACCTGATACGCGATGCCAAGTTTGGCCCTTACGGCATCAACGAGATGCTGCACGCCAAGGAGCTGCTCGCATCGATTCCGGATGATTCGCTTACCGTCTTCGACAAAGGTTTTCTGTCAGCCGAGATTCTGTGCGGCCTGACCGTCGGAGGAACGAACAGGCACTTCATCATTCCAGCCAAGTCCAATACGAAATGGGAAGTCGTTGGCGGTACTGCCGACGATGCGATGATCGAAATGCGCGTATCGCCCCAGGCACGCAAGAAGTGCCCGGACTTGCCTGAGACTTGGCGCGCACGCGCCATTACGATCATCGACCAGAGCGCACGCAAACACGTATTGCTGACCTCACTATGCGACACCAAGCGCTACACGGCCAAAGACGTTGCGACTTGTTATACCCGGCGCTGGCAGATCGAAACGAGCTATCGCGAACTCAAGCAAACGATGATGGGCAGGGCGTTGACGCTGCGCAGCCGTACCGTCGAAGGCGTCTACCAGGAAATCTGGGGAACCTTGACTGCCTATAACCTGATCCGGCTGGAGATCGCCAAGGCCGCACTGGCGGTGAAGTGTGAGCCGACTGAGGTCAGTTTTATCCGTGCATTCCATGTCATCCAATACGAACTGCATTGGGCAGCAGTAACCCGCTCACATGGCAAGCTGCCCGCCTTGATGCAGCGCCTTCGCCAACGTCTGCTCATGCTACTGAATGAAGAACGGCCCGGTCGAAAGTAG
- a CDS encoding FHA domain-containing protein, which yields MAKILISRDGTLEQTVQLTRERMTIGRQRYNDIVLEHPTVSGEHAVITTILDDSFLEDLYSTNGTFVNGHRIGKHYLQHQDIIKLAKYRIEFIADGIRPLTGAALSPAALQPAPPPAPAVIEVLNGSNAGKRLALAKPQTSLGRSGVQVVVISRTAAGYAAAHTEGERVPLLNGTPLGPLPQGLADGDVLDLSGTRMAFRAG from the coding sequence TTGGCGAAGATCCTGATTTCCCGCGACGGCACCCTGGAGCAGACGGTACAGCTGACCAGGGAACGCATGACCATCGGGCGCCAGCGCTACAACGACATCGTCCTGGAACACCCCACCGTCAGCGGCGAGCACGCCGTCATCACGACGATCCTGGACGACTCCTTCCTGGAAGACCTGTACAGCACCAACGGCACGTTCGTGAACGGCCACCGCATCGGCAAGCATTACCTGCAGCACCAGGACATCATCAAGCTGGCCAAGTATCGCATCGAATTCATCGCGGACGGCATCCGGCCGCTGACAGGGGCCGCCCTGTCGCCCGCCGCCTTGCAGCCGGCCCCGCCCCCCGCACCGGCCGTCATCGAAGTGCTGAACGGCAGCAATGCCGGCAAGCGCCTGGCGCTGGCAAAGCCGCAGACGAGCCTGGGCCGCAGCGGCGTGCAGGTCGTCGTCATCAGCCGCACGGCCGCAGGCTACGCGGCAGCACACACGGAAGGCGAGCGGGTGCCGCTGCTGAACGGCACCCCGCTGGGCCCGCTGCCGCAAGGCCTGGCCGACGGCGATGTACTGGACCTGTCGGGCACGCGCATGGCATTCCGGGCGGGCTGA
- the sucD gene encoding succinate--CoA ligase subunit alpha, translating to MSILINKDTKVITQGITGKTGQFHTRMCRDYANGKEAFVAGVNPKKAGEDFEGIPIYASVKEAKSETGATVSVIYVPPAGAAAAIWEAVEAELDLAICITEGIPVRDMMEIKDRMAKAGSKTLLLGPNCPGLITPDEIKIGIMPGHIHKKGRIGVVSRSGTLTYEAVGQLTALGLGQSSAVGIGGDPINGLKHIDVMRMFNDDPDTDAVIMIGEIGGPDEANAARWIKDNMKKPVVGFIAGVTAPPGKRMGHAGALISGGADTAQAKLEIMEACGITVTKNPSEMARLLKAML from the coding sequence ATGTCGATTCTGATCAACAAAGACACCAAAGTCATCACCCAGGGCATCACCGGCAAGACCGGTCAGTTCCACACCCGCATGTGCCGCGACTACGCGAACGGCAAGGAAGCCTTCGTTGCTGGCGTGAACCCGAAAAAAGCCGGCGAAGACTTCGAAGGCATTCCAATCTACGCGTCCGTCAAGGAAGCCAAGTCGGAAACCGGTGCTACCGTTTCCGTGATCTACGTGCCGCCAGCAGGCGCCGCCGCCGCGATCTGGGAAGCTGTCGAAGCCGAACTGGACCTGGCAATTTGCATCACCGAAGGCATTCCAGTCCGTGACATGATGGAAATCAAGGACCGCATGGCCAAGGCCGGCTCCAAGACCCTGCTGCTGGGCCCGAACTGCCCAGGCCTGATCACGCCGGACGAGATCAAGATCGGCATCATGCCAGGTCACATCCACAAGAAAGGCCGTATCGGCGTCGTGTCCCGTTCGGGCACGCTGACGTACGAAGCCGTCGGCCAGCTGACGGCACTGGGCCTGGGCCAGTCGTCCGCGGTCGGTATCGGCGGCGACCCGATCAACGGCCTGAAGCACATCGACGTGATGCGCATGTTCAACGACGATCCTGATACCGACGCGGTCATCATGATCGGCGAAATCGGCGGTCCGGACGAAGCCAACGCCGCGCGCTGGATCAAGGACAACATGAAGAAGCCAGTCGTTGGCTTCATCGCCGGTGTCACCGCTCCTCCGGGCAAGCGCATGGGCCACGCCGGCGCGCTGATCTCCGGCGGCGCCGACACGGCACAAGCCAAGCTGGAAATCATGGAAGCCTGCGGCATCACCGTGACGAAGAACCCGTCCGAAATGGCACGCCTGCTGAAGGCCATGCTGTAA
- the sucC gene encoding ADP-forming succinate--CoA ligase subunit beta yields the protein MKIHEYQGKEILRKFGVTVPRGIPCMTVEEAVKAAETLGGPVWVVKAQIHAGGRGKGGGVKVAKSLEQVKEYSEQIMGMQLITHQTGPEGQKVRRLMIEEGADIKKELYVSLVTDRVSQRVVLMASSEGGMDIEEVAESHPEKIHNVIIDPAVGLTDADADDVARKIGVPEASIADARANLQGLYKAYWETDASLAEINPLILTGEGKVIALDAKFNFDANALFRHPEIVAYRDLDEEDPAEVEASKFDLAYISLDGNIGCLVNGAGLAMATMDTIKLFGGEPANFLDVGGGATAEKVTEAFKIMLKNPGLKAILVNIFGGIMRCDVIAEGVITASKAVSLQVPLVVRMKGTNEDLGKKMLAESGLPIIAADTMEDAAKSVVAAAAGQA from the coding sequence ATGAAAATCCATGAGTACCAAGGCAAAGAGATCCTCCGAAAGTTTGGAGTGACGGTTCCGCGCGGCATTCCGTGCATGACCGTGGAAGAGGCGGTGAAAGCTGCCGAGACGCTGGGCGGCCCGGTATGGGTGGTGAAGGCGCAGATCCACGCCGGTGGCCGTGGCAAGGGCGGTGGCGTGAAAGTGGCCAAGTCGCTGGAACAGGTCAAGGAATACTCGGAACAGATCATGGGCATGCAGCTGATCACGCACCAGACCGGCCCTGAAGGCCAGAAGGTCCGTCGCCTGATGATCGAAGAAGGCGCCGACATCAAGAAGGAACTGTACGTTTCCCTGGTGACCGACCGCGTTTCGCAGCGCGTCGTGCTGATGGCTTCCTCCGAAGGCGGCATGGACATCGAAGAAGTGGCCGAGTCCCACCCAGAGAAGATCCACAACGTGATCATCGATCCGGCCGTGGGCCTGACCGACGCGGATGCCGACGACGTCGCCCGCAAGATCGGCGTGCCGGAAGCTTCGATCGCCGATGCGCGCGCGAACCTGCAAGGTCTGTACAAGGCATACTGGGAAACCGACGCTTCGCTGGCTGAAATCAACCCGCTGATCCTGACCGGCGAAGGCAAGGTCATCGCTCTGGACGCGAAGTTCAACTTCGACGCCAACGCCCTGTTCCGTCATCCGGAAATCGTCGCCTACCGCGACCTGGACGAAGAAGATCCAGCCGAAGTCGAAGCTTCGAAGTTCGACCTGGCCTACATCTCCCTGGACGGCAACATCGGCTGCCTGGTGAACGGCGCCGGTCTGGCCATGGCCACGATGGACACCATCAAGCTGTTCGGCGGCGAACCTGCCAACTTCCTGGACGTGGGCGGTGGCGCAACGGCCGAGAAAGTGACCGAAGCATTCAAGATCATGCTGAAGAACCCAGGCCTGAAGGCGATCCTGGTGAACATCTTCGGCGGCATCATGCGTTGCGACGTGATCGCCGAAGGCGTCATCACCGCATCGAAGGCTGTCTCCCTGCAGGTACCGCTGGTCGTGCGCATGAAGGGCACGAACGAAGACCTGGGCAAGAAGATGCTGGCCGAATCCGGCCTGCCGATCATCGCCGCCGATACGATGGAAGACGCAGCGAAGAGCGTTGTCGCCGCCGCTGCCGGTCAAGCATAA
- a CDS encoding DUF2889 domain-containing protein — protein MSLSTPVSRRALRHTRAIDIQAFAREDGLWDLDAHITDIKVGDTLLASGLRQGGQPLHDLWLRITVDKQLTIVDAEAVSDAVPYAGFCNTIGPAYKAMIGLNLMKGFRHELKARLSGIAGCTHLTELAQILPTAAVQAFANDVWPTYDNATAVQPKEKPFQLDKCHALRTDGGAVARFYPRWVAQSASTTPVPQDP, from the coding sequence ATGTCCCTGTCTACTCCAGTCTCACGTCGTGCGCTGCGCCATACGCGCGCCATAGACATCCAGGCGTTCGCGCGCGAGGATGGCTTGTGGGACCTCGACGCGCATATCACCGACATCAAAGTGGGCGACACCCTGCTGGCTTCCGGCTTACGCCAAGGCGGACAGCCCCTGCACGATCTCTGGCTGCGCATCACGGTGGACAAGCAACTGACCATCGTCGACGCCGAGGCCGTATCCGACGCCGTGCCTTACGCAGGCTTCTGCAACACGATCGGTCCGGCCTACAAGGCCATGATCGGCCTGAACCTGATGAAGGGCTTCCGGCACGAACTGAAAGCGCGGCTGTCCGGCATTGCCGGCTGCACGCACCTGACGGAACTGGCGCAGATCCTGCCAACTGCGGCCGTCCAAGCCTTCGCCAACGACGTGTGGCCGACGTATGACAACGCCACCGCCGTCCAGCCCAAAGAGAAACCGTTTCAACTCGACAAATGCCACGCCCTCCGTACCGATGGCGGGGCAGTTGCCCGGTTCTACCCGCGCTGGGTGGCCCAGTCCGCCAGCACGACTCCGGTGCCGCAAGACCCGTAA
- the recX gene encoding recombination regulator RecX, translating to MPAPPVSLKARALRLLSTREHSRLELGRKLARHAEEGEDVEALLDWLEKNKWLSQERFSESLVHRRAARYGNSRILAELQSHGIQGEALQEVKAGLVEDEVARCCEVWRRKFGEVASDAEGRAKQMRFLIQRGFSQKAVRAAMKGYDPSDEGF from the coding sequence ATGCCCGCCCCACCCGTCAGCCTGAAAGCCCGCGCCCTGCGCCTGCTGTCCACCCGCGAGCACAGCCGCCTCGAGCTGGGCCGCAAGCTGGCGCGCCACGCGGAGGAGGGCGAGGACGTGGAAGCCCTGCTGGACTGGCTGGAAAAGAACAAGTGGCTGTCGCAGGAACGCTTCTCGGAATCGCTGGTGCACCGCCGCGCAGCGCGCTACGGCAACAGCCGCATCCTGGCCGAGCTGCAAAGCCACGGCATCCAGGGCGAGGCGCTGCAGGAAGTGAAGGCCGGCCTGGTCGAAGACGAGGTGGCGCGCTGCTGCGAAGTCTGGCGCCGCAAGTTCGGCGAAGTGGCATCCGATGCGGAAGGCCGCGCCAAGCAGATGCGCTTCCTGATCCAGCGGGGCTTCTCCCAGAAAGCAGTGCGCGCCGCGATGAAGGGCTACGACCCCAGCGATGAAGGTTTCTGA
- the recA gene encoding recombinase RecA — protein sequence MDDKKAAVPASEKAKALAAALAQIEKQFGKGSVMRMDASAPLEEVQTVSTGSLGLDIALGVGGLPRGRVVEIYGPESSGKTTLTLQTIAEMQKIGGTCAFIDAEHALDVTYAQKLGVNLHELLISQPDTGEQALEICDALVRSGSVDMIVIDSVAALTPRAEIEGDMGDSLPGLQARLMSQALRKLTGTINRTNTLVIFINQIRMKIGVMFGSPETTTGGNALKFYASVRLDIRRTGSIKAGDEVIGNETKVKVVKNKIAPPFKEAHFDILYGEGTSREGEIIDLGVEAKIVEKSGSWYSYGGERIGQGKDNARTFLKERPALAREIENKVRASLGVRELAPSAADAEAPAPKLKAVD from the coding sequence ATGGACGACAAGAAAGCGGCAGTACCTGCATCGGAAAAGGCCAAAGCGCTTGCCGCGGCGCTGGCTCAGATTGAAAAGCAGTTCGGCAAGGGCTCCGTGATGCGCATGGATGCCAGTGCTCCGCTGGAAGAAGTGCAGACCGTGTCCACCGGCTCGCTGGGCCTGGACATCGCGCTGGGCGTCGGCGGCCTGCCGCGCGGTCGCGTGGTCGAGATCTATGGTCCGGAATCGTCGGGTAAAACGACGTTGACGTTGCAGACCATCGCCGAGATGCAGAAGATCGGCGGCACCTGCGCGTTCATCGACGCGGAACACGCGCTGGACGTCACGTATGCGCAGAAACTGGGCGTGAACCTGCACGAGCTGCTGATCTCGCAGCCGGACACGGGCGAACAGGCGCTGGAAATCTGCGACGCGCTGGTGCGTTCGGGTTCCGTGGACATGATCGTCATCGACTCGGTGGCCGCGCTGACGCCACGCGCCGAGATCGAAGGCGACATGGGCGACTCGCTGCCAGGCCTGCAGGCCCGCCTGATGTCCCAGGCGCTGCGCAAGCTGACCGGCACGATCAACCGCACCAACACGCTGGTCATCTTCATCAACCAGATCCGCATGAAGATCGGCGTGATGTTCGGCAGCCCGGAAACGACGACGGGCGGTAACGCGCTGAAGTTCTACGCCTCCGTGCGCCTGGACATCCGCCGTACCGGCTCGATCAAGGCCGGCGACGAGGTGATCGGTAACGAAACGAAGGTCAAGGTCGTCAAGAACAAGATCGCGCCACCGTTCAAGGAAGCGCACTTCGACATCCTGTATGGCGAGGGCACGTCGCGCGAAGGCGAGATCATCGACCTGGGCGTGGAAGCGAAGATCGTCGAGAAGTCGGGCTCGTGGTACAGCTACGGCGGCGAACGCATCGGCCAGGGCAAGGACAATGCCCGTACGTTCCTGAAGGAGCGTCCGGCACTGGCCCGCGAGATCGAAAACAAGGTCCGCGCCTCGCTGGGCGTGCGCGAACTGGCACCATCGGCAGCGGATGCCGAGGCCCCGGCCCCGAAGCTGAAGGCCGTGGACTGA